From the genome of Scytonema hofmannii PCC 7110, one region includes:
- a CDS encoding PIN-like domain-containing protein, with protein MRNLFRGYYKPTSEELAEIWKNCIFSFDANVLLHIYCYTPETRKRFFDILHRFQERIWLTHQVAYEYQKNRIYVISKFLKAYEDIENILIKKLQEIRSEFAHDYRKHPFIKPQEIIENLEIVTEKIIFQLYEARKQHPNYLEQDELREVLSNLFEDKVGKPYSEEELENLYQKAEKRFSYQKPPGYKDANKPIPRNYGDVILWFQLIDYAKIQQKPLIFITDDNKEDWWLKYDGESLEPRPELIQEIISEVGIEEFQFYIYHSDQFLDYAEKFLELPIQPEAVQEVREVIFQNAVNKRVTVESHCLRSIGYDSVNQILEIEFQKGEVYQYQGVPATIYAALMNASSHGKYFNANIRDVFPCHRLI; from the coding sequence ATGCGAAATTTATTTCGTGGTTACTATAAGCCAACATCTGAAGAATTAGCTGAAATTTGGAAAAATTGTATCTTTTCTTTTGATGCAAATGTTTTATTACATATCTATTGTTATACACCAGAAACACGAAAGAGATTTTTTGATATTCTCCATCGATTTCAAGAAAGAATTTGGCTAACGCATCAAGTGGCATATGAATATCAAAAAAATCGGATATATGTTATATCAAAATTTTTGAAAGCTTATGAAGATATCGAAAATATTTTAATCAAAAAACTTCAAGAAATTAGAAGCGAATTTGCTCACGATTACCGCAAGCACCCTTTTATCAAACCTCAGGAAATTATAGAAAATCTGGAAATTGTCACAGAAAAAATCATTTTTCAGCTTTATGAAGCAAGGAAGCAACATCCCAATTATCTAGAACAGGATGAACTTCGAGAGGTATTGTCTAATTTATTTGAAGATAAAGTAGGAAAACCTTACTCTGAAGAAGAATTAGAAAATCTTTATCAAAAAGCTGAAAAACGATTTAGCTATCAGAAACCACCGGGGTATAAAGATGCAAATAAACCTATTCCAAGAAACTATGGAGATGTTATTCTTTGGTTTCAACTCATTGACTATGCAAAAATTCAGCAGAAACCCCTTATTTTTATAACTGATGATAATAAAGAAGATTGGTGGTTAAAGTATGATGGGGAATCTCTTGAGCCAAGACCAGAACTTATCCAAGAAATTATATCTGAGGTAGGAATAGAAGAATTTCAATTCTATATCTACCACAGCGACCAATTCCTAGACTACGCAGAAAAGTTTCTTGAATTACCGATTCAACCAGAAGCAGTTCAAGAAGTGCGAGAGGTTATATTTCAGAACGCTGTCAACAAGCGAGTGACAGTGGAATCACATTGTCTGCGTAGCATAGGGTATGATTCGGTGAATCAAATTTTGGAAATAGAATTTCAAAAAGGGGAAGTCTATCAGTATCAAGGGGTTCCCGCCACAATCTATGCTGCTTTAATGAATGCTTCATCACATGGTAAGTATTTCAACGCTAATATAAGAGATGTTTTTCCTTGCCATCGGCTTATTTAA
- a CDS encoding phasin family protein has translation MDNNNWMQQLLMLGIGTTSLVADKVKEASDRLVKDGKLDPEQAKAVMDDMVQQLKSEQGTWDTQMQRQLRNMLQDLGVARQSEVDELRGRIDRLERQVRDLENKLWR, from the coding sequence ATGGACAACAACAACTGGATGCAGCAGTTATTAATGTTGGGTATTGGTACAACATCTCTGGTAGCTGATAAAGTCAAGGAAGCAAGCGATCGCCTTGTTAAAGATGGCAAGCTCGATCCCGAACAGGCGAAGGCGGTTATGGATGATATGGTACAGCAATTAAAGTCGGAGCAGGGAACTTGGGATACCCAAATGCAAAGGCAATTACGGAATATGTTACAGGATTTGGGGGTTGCGCGTCAGTCAGAAGTGGATGAATTGCGGGGTAGGATAGACCGCCTGGAGCGTCAAGTCCGCGATTTAGAAAATAAGCTTTGGCGTTAG
- a CDS encoding NAD(P)/FAD-dependent oxidoreductase, with product MVKPLKVVVIGGGAAGFFGAIAAAQANPKAQVTLLEASRHPLNKVLISGGGRCNVTHACFEPSGLVQNYPRGGKALLGAFTRFQAKDTVAWFANRGVPLKTEADGRMFPITDSSETIAHCLMKTAKAAGVELRIGLAVVSVNATGDRFIVTLKSEEILECDRLLLATGSNPVGYRLASYLGHTVESPVPSLFTFNIRDENFRELAGVSVESVRLTLTVPDKPRIEQVGPLLITHWGLSGPAVLKLSAWGARTLHSNNYKATLHINWLPHFKAEEVRQKILAVKNEWGKRAMSLHRGVDLPHRLWQYIISRIGIAPESRWAELPSKTLNLLVQELTQGQFFIDGKGVFKEEFVTCGGVNLKEVNFKTMESRLVPGLYFAGEILDIDGITGGFNFQSAWTTGYLAGQAISSVVDAE from the coding sequence ATGGTGAAACCTCTTAAGGTAGTAGTTATAGGTGGTGGTGCGGCTGGCTTCTTTGGTGCGATCGCAGCAGCCCAAGCAAATCCAAAAGCTCAAGTGACTTTACTGGAAGCCAGTCGTCACCCTTTAAATAAAGTTTTGATCTCTGGTGGTGGACGCTGCAACGTCACACACGCCTGTTTTGAACCATCGGGGTTAGTCCAAAATTATCCGAGAGGCGGAAAAGCTTTATTAGGTGCTTTTACCCGCTTTCAAGCTAAGGATACAGTGGCTTGGTTTGCCAATCGAGGAGTTCCTCTAAAAACTGAAGCTGATGGTAGGATGTTTCCCATCACTGATAGTTCGGAAACGATCGCCCATTGTTTGATGAAAACGGCAAAAGCAGCTGGTGTAGAACTGCGTATCGGATTAGCGGTTGTTTCTGTCAATGCAACTGGCGATCGCTTTATAGTTACCCTCAAGTCAGAAGAGATTTTGGAGTGCGATCGCTTGTTACTAGCAACAGGAAGCAACCCAGTAGGTTATAGATTGGCTTCATATTTGGGACACACTGTTGAATCACCAGTTCCTTCTTTATTTACCTTCAATATCCGCGACGAAAACTTCAGAGAATTGGCTGGTGTTAGCGTTGAGTCTGTGCGTTTAACTTTAACTGTACCAGACAAGCCTCGCATAGAACAAGTGGGACCATTATTAATCACTCATTGGGGTTTAAGTGGTCCTGCTGTCCTAAAACTTTCTGCTTGGGGTGCAAGAACGTTACACTCTAACAACTATAAAGCCACTCTACATATCAATTGGTTACCCCATTTTAAGGCAGAAGAAGTACGACAAAAAATTTTAGCGGTGAAAAATGAATGGGGAAAGCGGGCGATGTCCTTGCATCGGGGTGTGGATTTACCTCATCGGCTTTGGCAGTATATAATTTCTCGTATCGGGATTGCTCCTGAGAGCCGTTGGGCAGAACTTCCTAGTAAAACACTAAATTTATTAGTCCAAGAACTGACTCAAGGGCAATTTTTTATTGATGGTAAAGGAGTTTTTAAAGAAGAATTTGTCACTTGTGGTGGTGTTAACCTTAAGGAAGTTAATTTTAAAACAATGGAAAGTAGATTAGTTCCAGGACTTTATTTTGCGGGAGAAATCTTAGATATAGATGGTATCACTGGTGGATTTAATTTTCAAAGTGCTTGGACAACCGGGTATTTAGCAGGTCAAGCAATATCGTCTGTTGTAGATGCTGAATAA
- a CDS encoding TIGR03792 family protein produces MVIELLKVKIPPQQREKFIQKDAEIWTVALAKYPGFLGKEVWINPNNAAEVVFVIHWATREQWKAIPQADLEAIEQKFTQALGFAQQIVESEEYQVRKFPQK; encoded by the coding sequence GTGGTTATCGAGCTACTCAAGGTGAAAATTCCGCCCCAACAACGGGAAAAATTTATCCAGAAAGATGCAGAAATTTGGACGGTAGCGCTTGCCAAGTACCCGGGGTTCCTTGGAAAAGAAGTGTGGATCAACCCAAATAATGCTGCTGAAGTTGTCTTTGTCATTCATTGGGCTACACGGGAACAGTGGAAAGCCATACCCCAAGCTGATTTAGAGGCAATTGAACAAAAGTTTACTCAAGCACTTGGATTTGCCCAACAGATTGTAGAGTCAGAAGAATATCAAGTCAGGAAGTTTCCGCAAAAGTGA